The Enterococcus rotai genome includes a window with the following:
- a CDS encoding nucleoid-associated protein — MDIYLKSAILHIIDRETGTPVFSAKELDLTTEYIRVYLTSKLTKLSTAQTKTGILAEESGFVDKMRGIPNDFVQKSQQLAQHWYDVYSGSEDAPSADVLFILYELDTVMHLAMIKLNYKESYTHYVDYEDEAVYNKLIINRAILPSKSQKPDEGMTVNLDTLAYELLEKRYEFSGEKVWYFSEKVIESQPAPSIEENMKEIKKAVKRIGKKFNEDEFELIASVKEAVYESIEETGTIDNEQVAELVFKENISARMAYQDEVNESKFVDKTPPVREAREISEKKFGKQKLKMSNGIELIVPIEVYRNGDLIEFVNNPDGTVSIVLKNIEKISNQL, encoded by the coding sequence ATGGATATTTATTTAAAAAGTGCTATTTTACACATTATTGATCGTGAAACGGGAACTCCGGTGTTTTCAGCAAAGGAATTAGATTTAACAACTGAATATATTCGGGTTTATTTAACAAGTAAACTAACAAAACTTTCAACAGCCCAAACGAAAACTGGGATCTTGGCAGAGGAGAGCGGGTTTGTTGATAAAATGCGAGGGATTCCGAATGACTTTGTTCAAAAAAGTCAGCAATTAGCTCAGCATTGGTATGATGTTTATTCTGGTAGTGAGGATGCACCAAGTGCGGATGTCCTGTTCATCTTATATGAGTTAGATACTGTGATGCACTTAGCAATGATCAAACTAAATTATAAAGAAAGCTACACTCATTATGTGGATTACGAAGATGAAGCGGTCTACAATAAATTAATTATCAATCGAGCGATTTTACCTTCAAAATCGCAAAAACCAGATGAGGGGATGACCGTTAATCTTGATACTTTAGCCTATGAGCTACTAGAGAAACGTTATGAATTTTCTGGTGAAAAAGTTTGGTACTTCTCGGAAAAAGTTATTGAATCGCAACCGGCACCTTCTATAGAAGAAAATATGAAGGAAATCAAAAAAGCAGTAAAACGAATTGGAAAAAAATTCAACGAAGATGAGTTTGAATTGATCGCTTCTGTAAAAGAAGCTGTTTATGAAAGTATTGAAGAAACAGGAACGATCGACAATGAGCAAGTAGCAGAGTTAGTTTTCAAAGAGAATATTTCTGCACGGATGGCGTATCAAGATGAAGTCAATGAATCAAAATTTGTCGACAAAACACCACCTGTTCGTGAAGCAAGAGAAATTTCAGAGAAAAAATTTGGGAAACAAAAATTGAAAATGAGCAACGGGATCGAACTAATTGTTCCAATTGAAGTGTATCGAAATGGAGATTTAATTGAATTTGTTAATAATCCAGATGGTACAGTGTCGATCGTTTTGAAAAATATTGAAAAAATCAGTAACCAATTGTAA
- the treP gene encoding PTS system trehalose-specific EIIBC component, with product MGKFQEDAKKLLKDVGGKENIAAVSHCATRMRFVLNDPSKADTTAIEKIPSVKGTFTNAGQFQVIIGNEVPQFYNEFSAISGLEGVSKEQGKAAAKQNLNPVQRAISVLAEIFTPLIPALVIGGLILGFRNVLEGIPFGFLDGQKIVEVSQFWSGVNSFLWLIGEAIFQFLPVGITWSITKKMGTTQILGIVLGITLVSPQLLNAYSVASTAAADIPFWDFGFAQVNMIGYQAQVIPAMLAGFLLAYLEIFFRKVIPQAVSMIFVPLFALVPTVIAAHVILGPIGWTIGSWISDIVNAGLTSSLNWLFGAVFGFMYAPLVITGLHHMTNAIDLQLIADFQSTNLWPMIALSNIAQGSAVLAVVFMHRGNKEEEQVSIPAMISCYLGVTEPAMFGINLKYIYPFVAGMIGSACAGLFSTLFDVKAISIGVGGLPGILSIVPQYYVPFLGAMLIAVVVPFILTYIFRTKGIFNKLDPVDEATGKLFVEEN from the coding sequence ATGGGTAAGTTTCAAGAAGATGCAAAAAAACTGTTAAAAGATGTAGGGGGCAAGGAAAATATTGCTGCGGTTTCACACTGTGCAACGCGGATGCGTTTTGTGCTTAATGATCCTAGTAAGGCGGATACGACAGCGATTGAAAAAATTCCATCTGTAAAAGGTACTTTCACAAATGCTGGACAGTTTCAAGTTATTATTGGTAACGAAGTCCCACAGTTTTATAATGAGTTTTCTGCTATTTCAGGACTTGAAGGCGTTTCCAAAGAACAAGGGAAAGCGGCAGCTAAGCAAAATCTTAATCCAGTTCAACGAGCGATTTCTGTTTTAGCTGAAATTTTTACACCGTTGATCCCAGCTTTGGTGATTGGTGGTTTGATTCTTGGATTTCGAAATGTATTGGAAGGGATTCCATTTGGTTTTTTAGATGGTCAGAAGATTGTTGAAGTTTCACAATTTTGGAGTGGAGTGAATTCATTTTTATGGTTGATTGGTGAAGCAATTTTCCAATTCTTACCAGTGGGTATTACTTGGAGTATTACCAAAAAAATGGGAACAACTCAAATTTTGGGGATTGTTTTGGGAATTACATTGGTGTCACCGCAATTATTAAATGCTTATTCTGTGGCAAGTACAGCCGCCGCTGATATTCCATTTTGGGATTTTGGGTTTGCTCAAGTAAATATGATAGGGTATCAAGCACAAGTTATCCCAGCGATGTTAGCTGGATTTTTACTAGCATATTTAGAAATATTTTTCAGAAAAGTTATTCCGCAAGCCGTTTCAATGATTTTCGTCCCACTTTTTGCCTTGGTTCCAACTGTCATTGCAGCACATGTGATTTTAGGCCCAATTGGTTGGACGATTGGCAGTTGGATTTCAGATATCGTTAATGCAGGTTTAACCTCTTCGCTAAATTGGTTGTTTGGCGCAGTCTTTGGTTTCATGTACGCCCCGCTGGTCATTACAGGGTTGCATCATATGACGAATGCAATCGACTTACAGCTGATTGCTGATTTTCAATCAACAAATTTGTGGCCAATGATCGCATTATCGAATATTGCTCAAGGTTCTGCTGTATTGGCTGTTGTCTTTATGCATAGAGGAAATAAGGAAGAAGAACAAGTTTCGATTCCTGCAATGATTTCATGTTATTTAGGTGTTACTGAGCCCGCAATGTTCGGGATTAATTTGAAGTATATTTATCCATTTGTGGCTGGGATGATCGGGTCTGCTTGCGCCGGACTGTTTTCTACACTATTTGATGTTAAAGCAATTAGCATCGGTGTTGGCGGCTTGCCAGGGATCTTATCGATCGTTCCACAATATTACGTACCATTTTTAGGAGCCATGCTGATAGCTGTGGTTGTTCCATTCATTTTAACTTACATTTTTAGAACGAAAGGTATTTTCAACAAACTGGATCCTGTTGACGAAGCGACTGGGAAATTATTTGTTGAAGAAAACTAA
- a CDS encoding TrkH family potassium uptake protein: MKKNKLASKLKKRLSAVQVLALGFIVLIFVGGTLLSLPIFSRSGNATPFIDALFTAVSAVCVTGLTTLNTALHWNAYGQLVIMILIEIGGLGFMTMPVILYFFLRRKITLSTRILLREALNLDDMSGAFRLMMYVVKLAAIIQLAGAILLSIEFVPEFGWRKGLFFGLFHSISSFCNAGFDLLGDSLTPYQTKPYVLLVIGALIISGGLGFIVWQDLLRFKEKRKFSLHTKIALITTASLLVGAFIIFFLTEHNASNLTTGTSFFERLANTFFMSVTPRTAGYYSIDYMQMTNAGLITTIFLMYIGGTSGSTAGGLKTTTFAVLVIQIVSIFKGRTRAEFQGRTIRNSTVFRALTLFFITLTLCVLSIMLLTITENIPESSGIEYVAFEVFSAFGTVGLTMGLTPNLSIAGKIIIMLLMYIGRVGIYTVGFSLLTKGQKQQAKFKYPDESVMIG; the protein is encoded by the coding sequence ATGAAAAAAAATAAACTTGCTAGCAAATTAAAAAAACGCTTGTCAGCTGTTCAAGTATTGGCATTAGGATTTATTGTACTGATTTTTGTTGGAGGAACGCTTCTATCACTACCAATTTTCTCACGTAGTGGTAATGCCACACCATTTATTGATGCACTATTCACTGCTGTTTCTGCCGTTTGTGTCACTGGCTTGACCACACTTAATACCGCGTTACATTGGAATGCTTATGGTCAATTGGTTATTATGATCCTGATTGAAATTGGCGGCTTAGGATTCATGACGATGCCCGTGATTTTGTATTTTTTCTTACGACGGAAAATAACATTGAGTACGCGGATATTATTACGAGAAGCACTTAATCTAGATGACATGTCTGGAGCGTTTCGTCTAATGATGTATGTGGTTAAATTAGCGGCAATCATTCAATTAGCTGGTGCCATATTGCTTTCAATTGAATTTGTCCCTGAATTTGGGTGGAGAAAAGGACTCTTCTTTGGACTATTTCACTCTATTTCCAGTTTTTGTAATGCGGGATTTGATTTATTAGGAGATAGTTTAACACCTTATCAAACAAAGCCTTACGTTTTACTCGTTATTGGGGCTTTAATTATTTCTGGCGGCCTAGGTTTTATCGTTTGGCAAGATTTACTACGGTTTAAAGAAAAACGGAAATTTTCCTTGCACACAAAGATTGCCCTAATTACAACGGCTTCTTTATTGGTTGGCGCTTTTATTATCTTTTTCCTTACAGAGCACAACGCAAGTAACCTGACGACAGGAACAAGTTTTTTTGAGCGACTAGCGAATACCTTTTTCATGTCTGTGACACCAAGAACCGCAGGGTATTATTCAATCGATTATATGCAGATGACCAATGCCGGCTTGATTACAACTATTTTTCTAATGTATATTGGTGGAACCTCTGGCTCTACCGCTGGTGGTCTAAAAACAACTACGTTTGCAGTTTTAGTTATTCAAATCGTTTCGATTTTCAAAGGCCGAACACGCGCAGAATTTCAAGGTCGAACAATCAGAAATAGCACAGTATTTCGTGCATTGACCCTATTTTTCATCACCCTGACTTTATGCGTTCTGTCGATCATGCTTTTAACAATCACAGAAAATATACCAGAATCTTCTGGAATAGAATACGTTGCTTTTGAAGTATTTTCAGCTTTTGGCACGGTAGGACTGACTATGGGTTTAACACCTAACTTATCTATCGCTGGAAAAATCATCATTATGTTATTGATGTATATTGGTCGAGTAGGAATTTATACGGTTGGTTTTTCATTGCTGACAAAAGGCCAAAAGCAGCAAGCTAAATTTAAATATCCAGATGAAAGTGTTATGATTGGGTAA
- a CDS encoding cold-shock protein, which produces MNTGTVKWFNADKGFGFITQDNGTDLFAHFSAIQGDGFKSLDEGQSVSFDIEEGQRGPQATNIVKN; this is translated from the coding sequence ATGAATACAGGTACAGTGAAATGGTTTAACGCAGACAAAGGTTTTGGTTTTATTACTCAAGATAACGGAACTGATTTATTTGCTCATTTTTCAGCAATCCAAGGTGACGGATTTAAATCTTTAGACGAAGGCCAAAGCGTATCATTTGATATCGAAGAAGGTCAACGTGGACCACAAGCAACAAACATCGTTAAAAACTAA